The Anopheles moucheti chromosome 3, idAnoMoucSN_F20_07, whole genome shotgun sequence genome contains the following window.
TTCCGGGCACTGCCTGTTGCATATGCAGTGTTTCATCTTTCGGTTTATGTTTTCGGTTGCCCATGCCCATGGTTTATGTTAACGCCCCAATATTCTTTTGCACGTTGTACTTTTCATTTCTAtcatctttatttttttttcttcttgtttgccCTGGTACATATGCCTTTGAgtagttttgctttttatgctcttttttgtaatataaacATCACCAAACAGTGTTcgtagtttattttttgtttttttttttgtgtttgttttatgttcgaAATGCTCCGTTCTTTTTACAGCGAAGCCCCCCGAACAGGGACTGCTATTCACCACCGACACAGGCACAGAACTCGCATGCCTCTTCGCACTACAGCACGAACAATCACCGCGGTTCGTACCAGCAGTATGATGTAAGGAAATATGCTtgtttgtaatgttttgtgCTTTCGATTGGAACAGGGCAGAGAATCCTTATAAGTTAGATCTGGCTAGGGCTAGggcgttttattttgtttcgagCCTTCCTTGTGTTGTTCCATCCATTACATTCCAATCGAATTGATTTCATATTGACGTCGATGCATTGCAATGTGTACTAATGTGTAATCCGTTGTTTCCATTGTACAATTGTGCGGTACACTTTCTACTCGCCCACTGCACCATCACGCTCAACAACAACTtgaacaacatcaacaacaacgccGACACGACATCCATCCCGACACCCATCAACCAAAATAACCAACCTCACAATATGATCGCGTTGCGATCATCGCATCATCTTGCACACCATCTACTACCTCACCTCACCACAATAACAGAGATCACCGGGCTCGGACCAGGACAGCCCGGTGTCGGGTTACCGAGAACGGGTAccgatagcacctagtatgtCAACGCACTCGATGAAGGTGAGCAATAGGCGAACGGAGGAGAGGGCTACTGTGGATTGGAACGTTGGCAATTGGATCGGGAAATCAACGTTTATTGTACGGGGAAAATGGTTTCACCTCAACTCAACAGTCGGAATCGGAAAAAAATCGGAAACGGAAGTGAACGGTCGAGTACGCTTGTACACATGTTGCACATGTAATTAGTTTCATTAAACGATTGAGGAAAACCCCATTTCGATCTCCCCTTTATGTTTTGAAGGGGTGTGGGGGATAATATATCGGGGAACAAAGACAGGAGAAGGGTAAAGAACAACGGTGGCCCCTTTAATTATTCGGAAGGGAAACTTGGAACTACTCGCTATACTTTACACTAGTAGACGGGTGAAAGAAgtgatagagagaaagagagagagttagGGAGtgataaatgaaaacattatGTTAACGTTTTGTTTCCAAACATCGCCCATGTACCAACGTgtggagctttttttgttttccggaTCGCATACGCATCGATTGGAAAACAACTGACTACTTCGgagtttcgttttcatttcttcCCTACTGTGAAGAAGACACCGTAAAGTTAAAGAGCACTATCGTACCCGCTTGTTAACGATTTGATAGTAAATTAATTGGTAGTGGCAAACGTTTTAATGTCGGTGCGCGGGACAAAGCCGATCGTTTTGAAGGCGATGTTCGGCGCAGTGACGTAATGAATACGCGCGGGTGGTctgcgtgtgttttgtggtTGGGGAGAAAATTATGAAACTATTAAATTAATGacagttttgtttggtttcaaGCGTAATAAATGGAACTAAATCCATATGGGATCCATTGGCTGCAGAGAAGAGAGTTACTACTACTTGGCCTGTAAATGTGTTGAAATGGCTGCTTTGGGCATGGTAGATAATACATTCTTTTCTACCACAGGAATACTACCAGTCGGATTATCAGCGCCAGAATCCTCCTGCCCATTACCGCCACAGCCAGATGGATCTAACCGAGTGGGACGAATCGTCACCGGCAGGACATCATCagaacaataacaacaacggtGGTCAACATTCGTCCAACAGtcaccatcaacagcagcagtcgAATCACGGTCAGTCAAACTATCAGCAGAACCGGCGCAGCATCGCGGGCAGCACGGTGAACGAGCGGGAACTGTACCAGTATCGGAACGGTAATGGCAAAGGTCCCGAATCGCGCGACGAATGGGAAGATGTCGATCGGCGAAGGAATGAAAACAGGTGAGgggaaaaacattaaaataacgaaaaattatttcacGGAACCGGTAGTAATGTGCGatgtttttaccactctttaCAGGAGATCTGACTCTCGGTTCAACGATAGTGCGAGCGTAATCTCCAATGCACTGCTGAATCACTTTGCCGGTGTTCATCGGAGGCCCGTCAGTAGGGTAGGTGTGCGTGGAGATGTTGTGGAGCTTCCGGTCAAGTAGTAatcgtttgtttacgttttaatTTTTAGAACTCTAACCTCCTGTCGGCCACCCTCTGTCTGGTGAAGGAACTCGACTACCCAAGCCTAGAGGTTGTGGAACATGCGGTACGGTGTCGCATCGACGAGCTGGCTGAGTAGATCGGATCCCCCGTCCTGTGTgcttcatttcattcgcttcTACGTCTGATGTCTCCAAGTAAGAGAGGAACTTTTTCCTGTGGTAGATTTGTGTGGTCGCTAACCGGTTTTTAACGTACCTTCGTTCTCCTAACCACTATCGTTGGTGTTGTCTGTATCCACTGTATACTTTTCTCCTTAAGCGAAAAATGTGACGGGAAGGAATCGTTTAGAAACAGGTGCAATCGATTGCAAGCTTGCTCTAAACGTATCGATTCACCAGAGGGTTAgaattttgtgtgtgcttcaaTCGGTGAGCAGGTTACCTATCGCATAATCAGTCATTCCATTTATGCCACGGCCGGTATATGCTTGTGTGTAAAGTCTTCCCCAAAAGGAAAAGGTTGTCACACTGGACTGACGAGAGAAAGAATGGTATGCATCTAGTAAATAAACCATAGGAAAATGCTTGCATCATACTGCGATTATAGTCCGATTCGCAGCAAGCGTTGTTTAACCATACCACTATTGTGCTGTGGTATATGTAATCGTTTTCTTCGCCTTTTTCTCCCGTTTCTCGTCAACAATGTTCTCAAAGCAATAACTCGTTAGGGTGAATCAGAAGTGAAGGTGGTACCAGGTGGCATGAGACGGCATCGCAAAAGggccgtgtgtttttttgtttttcaatccTTATAACTAATCGCGTGGAGCATACGACAAGATAGGACGCAAGATGCAAGATACAATAACTTAAACTaatgtgtgtgatggtgatgatggtggtagGAAATAAACACAGgaactgtttttcttttttgttaaggACGGACCCGTATGGTGTGCGTGTTCTTTTGTACGAGTATACCCAGAGTAGGAAAAAAAGACTTAATAATATAACATTATGAAACAATATAACCTTAGAGCAGGTGAACAGCATACATGCAATCGTAGGCGGGCAGTGGAGAAAGGATGAGCGCCGTAACTTGTGAGCAGGAGCGGCAGGAATGGCGCGGAAAGCACAATTTGCCAACAAGTAAAATGGGTAGACAGTAGTTAAACCGGTAGCTGCAAACACTTTAAAACGGTAGAAACAGTATGAAAATTCAATAATAATGTAACATAACCTCACTAGCAAAGAGAAACAGGGTGAAAATTCGTACGGAACGTACGGGAAGGTCGCGATCGAGAGAACATGATTGTTAGGTGGCGACTGCGTGAACTACCTACCGCTCCtctcattttgtttgttatatttACTTAAGCTAGCTTATCATCAATCACCATAGCGCGTAAATGGAATGCTTTAGCTTGTTGCCTTCTTAAGTTAATGGATCGAGTAAGACGAAACAAGAGGGGGAGGGTGTGTTAATATTAGGGAAGAAGGTTTTTATAGCTAGGAAATGGAAAGGATGAGAGAAAGTTGTGATTTGCATTTCATTGGATCGGTATCCATCGAGAAAGTGCTCCCAATTAGGATATGAAGGGCGTAGAGTATACTCCTTCAACATGAGTCCGCTGCAGCGGGTTTCACGTTAGAACGTATCACTAGCAAAGTCAAATCCAGTCGAAGgcagtacaaatttcgttaaAAGAGCACACAGGACCAGTCCTACTGTCCCTGCACGTCATAGCCTTAACGTAATTAAAggcagttttgtttgttcgctttttGCTACCAGATAGTTTATAAATAGTGAGATAGCATCGTACTCTAACGGAATCGAACACACAGTACTGGAAATGGTCGAAGGATTTTAACCGGCCTGGCCGGAAAAGACAAATGGTGTGATGATAACTTGGTTTTTCTCACGCTTGTTCGTCCGTCCTGTGACCATTGTGTGCGAAAGcgcttatgtgtgtgtgtgtgtgtgtgcaatccgTCGTCAAACATCCATTGAATGgaaatgttgttttcttttctatctTGTTTTAATATGCATAAGAAAAACTGCCGAGCCAATTATGTATGGGCGAATGAGTTGGGCCTTCTTACGGTTATGTTGTTCTATCTAAGAAAGACGAACGTTTGGAGCGCTTTTTATGTGTGTTAGGAGGAGCATTTTTGGTCAACAGCGGGGTaggaatattatttttaaggtGTCGTCCAGCAACGGAGGTTAAACGAGCGCATGTGTAATGAAGAGGCAAGATAAACTTTTCTtaacaaaaaagagagaaaaacaaatcaatttcaataatgaaaacagaaaCTCTTGTAACATACACTATTAATAAAGGTACTAATAGAATAACAAGCTCATTGGGGTTACATTTACCCTTACCGATAGTATCGAAAGAAAACCGCCAGCACAGTAGAACTAATTTCGCGTGTTCTTCTGTGCGCACGCCACACGACATCGGTTGATTAGTAATATTTCCAGCATGATATCAATTCGAAACCttgaattatttgaatttcaatGCGTAATATCGTGAAAAGCATGTAATTTTCgtggaaaatctttttttttcgaaagtGTTGGCAGAAATTGTCCCACTAAACGCACTCCGATGTAACATTGATTGAGCGCCCTCTATGTGAGAGATGCGCAACTAGTTCAAATGTTCAAAATATCCGTTAGATCAGGTTTTCCTCGATGACTTGAAATGTAAGAGTTTTACAGTGGGGAGCAGAATGAAATTCGGGTCGAAATAAATTTGGAATTGAAATTCTACTAAATCCCATTTTCTCTATTAAAACGACAAACACACGCTAGTTGATAATTTTTCGGtgtaaacatttattttaaacatgttGCCAATTGTTGCTGTTATATGAAGCATTGTCACCCCCGTTCAAACGAGCATTGTTGACACAGAGGGCTTATAACTTGCGTACATCAAATGATCGCTATCGCTAGTGTACACTCAAAACTTTCAGTTGAGCGAAATCGGCACCCGGCTTTAATGTTTGCCCTTCCAGTCCATACTTGTCTGATGAGAACGAGTTCGAGATTTATGGGTGCGCTGGTttagcttttcctttttttttgcttgcattATACGACCACTGCCGACCAAACAAAGCACACACTGTTTCACTATACTGTGCGTGATTGTGCGTTGTGGAGACATCTACTAACGGGGGGGCACCCTGCTGACAGGTGGCGCCTATATCCACGGCACGGAATAAGGGaaacatttacaacatttaGATATCGAGTTAAAGcgtagtgttgtttttttcttcttttgttgttgtattggCTTGAGTTAATTTAGTCATATTAGTAAATGGGTTTTCGTTAGTGTATTCATGTacgatttgtgtttttttttcgcaaatcTCCCACCACACGCTCATTCCAAATAGTTTATTTGGTAATTATTATTGTCTTTCACAgcatttttcttctgcaatTTCTTATTGCGTTGCGTGCTTTTAGTAAAATTTTGGAAAGTAATGTCAAACTTTCGTATGATCTCGCCACCGTCGCCCAATGATTTTGCCATGAGATATGAGATGGGACTACCGCtaccgatgatgatggtatgATACGCTGATCGCTCTTGCCTTGGCTGTACGGTTCGTGCATAAAACGGGATGCTTGCTGGAAAGGGATAGTAGGGTTTTGGGGTTGGATTGTGTTCCCGCCGGGGGAAACGGCAAGCTTGCAGACAGCTCGGAACAGATGATTAACGTTCTTAATCGTAATTAAAATTGCACTGTATCCCGCGTACGGCACAGTGCTCGAAAGCAGGTTTCGTAAGAGAATTAATCCTAAACAAATTGACACATGGAAGGGAAGTCAACGTCAGGTCCAGGGACCCGCGGGAGCCCTGTGGacatgagttttttttgtttttgtttatgcttGTTGCTACTTCCGGTTCGACAGCTTCGGCCGGCCGGAAAGGGGACTAAAATTCTCAAAACTAGACAAAAAGTTCCTAACTAGATCAAGACATGTACGCTAGGTCTCTCGACTGTTTGACACACTACGTCGTGCCCTACTTTCTCTAGACATTGCTGGACGCAGCCCCACCGCACGGGATGGTTAGTGTGATGGTTTTTTGTCCGCGTTTTTGTGTTCTTCTACACTTTTCACCTTTCGCCTGGAAGCCCTTTTGAGTGATATTTGTCATTGCGTTTGAATTTCCGAAGTTATCCCTCCACAAACGGTACCCTTAGCCTAGTCGTTAAAATCAAAGACAAAGACAGCACGCAAAGGAACCCATAGAAGCAGGAACTGTGCGAGTTTGCCATGGTGATGATCACCTGATCGCAATCTCACGATATGTAATGATAATGTTGCACCGCCTCACGATGCTTCGTCGACCGCTTTATCGTCGCGCTGTTAGTGGTTCGTTGgtaggaaggaaggaaaatcaAAAGGTCTCTTTTTTGTACTTGCATAGggatgtgtgtttatgtttgtggtttttcaataaaacaatgaAAGCTTTGCCCCGCCGGGATCTAGAAGAACGGAGGCAAATCACAGTTGCACAGTGTTCCGCCGTCTCCCATCTTGCAAAACATGGAACAGAGCTCGTCCCAGTTCGGTGTTGTCGTTTCGTAGGCTCCCAACGCGCCGAGGGTGCCTGGGTTGGGATCGATACCGTCGCAGCTGCTGCATCCGGCCAGCTGCTTGCTGGCCACCGTACAGAACGCCCCGCAGACGAGGTTTTGATTGAACTGCACCTTCGGCTGGTAACTTTTGCAGTTACATTTGGAAACACCTGTGGAAGTTGCGAATGAGGAAAGGAGGAATAAATAGATAACAAAGGTTAGTTGATATCAGAAGTACATTGGGGAATGAGGATTACATCCAATAGCCAAGCTTGGATATCCGGAAGAGCGTTTATTTGCTCAGTAACACAAGAATGGATTTTGAATGGGAGAGCTTAAATAATTATTAGAGAGACTTCGAATTCTAGTTCTCCGTGCCAAGACTTGCTGAGACAAAACCTTGAGTTTCATCTTGTAAGACCTTTACCAAAGTATATGGAGGAACTCGTCTGAGTCCTCATAAAATCTTTTCAATCCCTTACTGACAGTATCAAGCATTACGAGTTGATTCTTCTGGGACAAATTTTCTTGGTCTTGGTCTTTCAAAACCATCAGCACCGGCaacaatattattatattacgCAAGCATTATTTCTCGATAAAGTAAACTATCTGAGGTCTGAGGAAAGGTGACGGACTCTCCTGTCTACTCTTCAATATTTCGGTGCTTGAAGGTTTCATAAGAAGCGCGGGACAACGACATCCATGGCACGATATTTTTCTAGTCTCTCCAATTTCACGGCTCCGTAGGTTAGAGGTTCATTCCGTGTTAGGGCCCTGTCTTGGAACGGTCGTTACTTCAGACAACGATATCAGTGTCGAAATCCGAAGACGCATTATGCAGGGAAACCATGCATACTACGGGCTTCATCGTCTACTGAGATCCAGAAGACTTCGAGGCCGTACGAAAAGTGAATTACATCGCCCGGTGGTCCTCTGTGGACATTAGTCTTGGACCCTCCGAGCAGAGGTTACACTCTGAGCTTGTTTGGGTGACGAGATCTTGGCAAAACACCTAAGGCAGATGACAATTGAGAGGACTCTGAGAGGTGGTAAATCTAACACAGTTGTACGTCCCTTAGTCATCTAGACCCTTCCTAGACATCCAAAGCTACAAAGCTCCAAACCAAGACTCACTCAGTTCCGACGGATCTCACTGTTTGCTCCTAAAGCTCTGAAAGCTTGTAACTTCCTCTAAAACCCTACCAAAGCAACAAATCAGATTCGGAAAAGACGTTGAAGAATTCCCAATGATATTAATCACGTTATTAGAATGATAGCAGGACCTCTAATACCCCCGAAAAGCTTGGAAGCCCCAAACGATAAAAGGCCTTAACTGCAATCTTCCAGAATGTTATCCATCGAGCTCTTATCTTTTGTCAATAGCTAACCTTTGATCGATACCAATGGACGAGCCCCCGTTTGCTCACAATCGGAAGGTATCGATGTTAATCCCATGCATCAGCAGACCGTGCGCCGTATTGTGAAACAAACAATCCCGATTGACAGGCAAGTGGCGATCAATTATCGGGCGGGGATTTAGATATTGCAAATCCCCATCTCGCCCAAAAACCGTGCATTCAACCGATCCACGCACGGTGATTGATTTACAGCGGTCCAGCGGGGTGGTAACCGACGTCAGTGGAATGATCTTTTGACCCGTGGGCTTATACTGGCGCACTGACGCATACTCTGCAATAAGCGTGTGGGGTCGTTACTTACCTAAGCCATTAGCACACAGCGCTGGACAGACTCCATCCAGCGTTTTCTGGTCCAAGGGTAGTACGTCCGGGTCGGTAGTGGTGGTGCGTAGCCATATTGACCCGCAGCTGGGACCGCCCAGCCCTGCACTGTGGGAAAATAAGGAGGCAAAAATTGGGATATTGAGTGAAAACCGAAACTCCGTATCGACTTGTTGCGCTCGTCTGGTGCACTATTTGCAGGTCACTGTGCCAAAAATAAACCGTCATTTCGAATAAGCGTCATTTCGACTATTTTATCTGCTCCTCGAGGGCTACTCCTCACACTCACAGTAGGCGGCGATGCCCGTTTATCGCTCGAAGGAATGTATCTGTATCACTCGCAGCGTTAGTTTCAGGTGTGTTTTCTGTACAATTCCCTTTCGGAGACGGTGGCAACCCTTTATGGTCGCTACCGGTTGATGGCAATTGTGCCTAATTGCGGGCACTTGTCCAAGCGGGGGTGATAACGGGCCGCGCGAAATTATAACCCGATACCGCCAGCCGAAAACAGCCAATCAGCGTTCGAAAGACACGATGCACATAGGGGGGGGAAAATACTTCACATCACCGCGCTTCCGAATGGGGTTCGGAAAAGTGTGTGGCGTATTTAAAGTGAAAATGAAGCATCCACCCCACTTGAGTCCACCATGCCTGTCGCGCTGTAATCCCGTCGGCTTTTTGTGTGCAAATGAAAAGTGGTATCTGGGTTCATCTCACTACATTGACTCCTTGACACAGTGTTCAATCTGTGTGCAAAACTTTCATCCGAAACCCATCAAGCTCGTGCGAAAATTTAAACGATCAATCATCCTCAGACAACGTGGCTTGGGTATGGGGCAGTTCGTGCAACACTTTGCCCATCTCGGTGTAAAGGATAATAAAGCAAACCAGAACCACACAAAAGGATAAAGGCGCTCGGAGTGTTATCTAATGTGAattgtttgatttcttttgcacacacacacacacacacatacactcacacacaaccacataTGGGAAGAGTTTTCTCGGATGACCCGATAGGTGCGGACAAATGGTTCGCACAACTTTTCCCATCAACACCCAGCACCGTGCGAGTGTTTTCGGTTATCTTTCTGCAAACATCAAATGCTGTCCGCCGGTTccagttcctttttttttttttgttgcgagtCACTATTTTCCAACCGCTCACCCCATCATCCGATGGCACCACCACTACTGCCACTACTACTCACCTGCAGAGCTGTTTGCAGGCCAGCTTCCAGTTCACAACTACGCTTTTTCCAGCGTGGTCGTCCGTTTTAGCGTCGTCCGCCGgaggatgctgctgctgggaatTATCCTTATGTCCTGCCGGTTCGATGGCATTCGGGGTCGGTGGGGTATGTGGTAGCGCAACCGGATCCTGCGCACTAGCCACATCCGGTAGGGATTGTTGCGTGTGGGCATGCGTtacaaccagcagcagcagcaggaactCCAATCCCAGCATGCCGACAAACGTTACCGAAGGCTGCGAAttgaaaaggggaaaaaagcgGTTCCACCAGTGGTAAATGATTGGGCGTggataatttaattcaattatctGGGCCAAGCGAAACCAAAAAACGGGGGAGGCAAAAAAGACTTTATGTACAAACGGTCAGCAGCGCCCGGTTCAATGGAACAATCAAACGCAACGCGCCACCCTGTGTACCAAGATCAACTTCTCTTGCCACGGGAACTAAGCGGTCCAGGTCCTTTTTTCCAGGTCCTGGTAGGACAAGAATCGATTTGTgacgttagttttttttttgcgctccgAAGGCAAAGGAGAgagtgacaaaaaaaattcaTCCTTGGACAACAAATAGTTCTTGAGCCGCGGGGACGGGGATTGCGAGTTTATGCGAGTTCTTCTCCCGGGTAACGGTTCGATGAATTCGAAGCTAAATGACCATAGTGTTAGTTTGTTTGGGATGAGTGTTTTTCTTGAAGTAGAGCGATCATGCTCCAATAAATAGGGAAACACATTTCCCACCCGGTATTAATTAAGAACGGTGTAATCAGAAACGATTTGGAAAGTTTTGGGACAACATTTGAGACTTTTAAGACGCGTAAGGACACTCTTGAACTTAAACATTGTAGAAGAGTAGTTTAATTCACTGCTTTAAACCGACCACTAGGCAGTGATTTGTGAGCTTTTCGCCTTATAACACTCAATCATCGATCCGTTTGAAGTATCTCGGCGCTTTGTTCCGTCGCACTGGAGGACTGATGGATCTGATCCACCATAAGCTGAACGGACGCTTTGTTTGCTGTCTTCAGAACcctttctcccttttttaatcatatttgtatccgttttttgttcaaaattcGAAATTCGAAACCATCCATCAAGCAGAAACGTTTACTCACTTTCATCTCGTTTAGTTCGATTTAATTCGCTGTCTTTTAGCACAATTCTTGATGGTGTTATACCACTTCCAACAGCTAGATTGCAATATTCTGCGTGCTACCGATCGGTCACATTGATTATCACTGCACGAGCCGTTCGCGAATGAGCCGACTTTTTGTAGCGAACCATTACGCGGTGCGGTTGGATTTACGGCTCCTTCAAATCAGCTTATCGGCGAGAGCTGATAGCGATAATGTGCCGTCCCGCCACCGGTTCCGTATCGATCTATCGGGCGGGATCAATTATCAAACGGGATTGTCACCGGAGCTGGAACCGTCGTTAGCGATTATCTCTTCCAATTTGGCGTGCGGAACCTGCGACCGCGACCATCGATCAAACATATGGCCGACGACTGCGGCAGAAGTGTAACAGCAAACAACAGACCAACCTGGTATAAATCTCACaccgttgttgtttgttccCTGTGCTGGATTTAGTAGAAAGCTTTCTTATCGTCGGTTCGTGGGTGGATGGAAAAGCTTTTAAGGTGTACTTACCTAGCACAATATTTGTGCCGTATCAATAAATCTGAACAGGTAACCCCGGGGGTGCTGCAAACTGTTGCGGTTAATCGTAAGTGGTTTAATTGAATTATCTTTTGTGCAATTAATATGATGTAAGCGCGTGTAAGATGATGTATTGATTGAGATATAATCAATAATTGTATAGAATAACAAATCTTAAACATTGTTCGTGAgttatttaagtttttttttgttggagatTAAGTACCACATTGTGTTTGTTATATAACGACTTGTCGATTGAAGTCCTTGTTTCTTGCCATGAGGATTTAAACTGCATGAGTAATGACCTCTATATCTTCACAATATTAGACCAACCATCGAAGCATAATACCCTTACACccaaacaataattactaagATATTTGGAACTTAATTCTAACTTAATTCCTGATTGATTTGAGGCAAATGTCTCTTGAATGAACGACGAAAAGTTGGTTTTTTCAGACACAATATTTAATTTGGACTCGTTCCAAAACTGACGGAAATAATTCTAGGTGCCTGTATGTGCGAGAGGACAGTGGTGGAGTCGCTGCCATTAGGTACTTCATGAGTTGAACGAATGAACTCATTACATAACGTTAAATTAGACTCGCTAGAATGGCTCTGAAAGTCCCAGCCAGTAGCCTTTTTTAGGCCATTCACATAGGCGGAGGAGTCATGGTAAGTTAGTTCAAGATTAATACCTGCTAAAGTGtagaataaatacaaaaataatcaaataagtttatataattattttaagcttCCTTAAGTAATAACAACGCTTATCTAGAATTTATATTTACAGGTACATCATTTAGATATTTATCTATGCTAATGATACACTCCATGTTAAATATGCTCGTTTCTATCTATGAATCATTCTTTATCtggatgttttcttttcatcttATAGGCACATCTACCACAAGTTCTATTAAtcgattttctttccatctgTTCCAACCAATCTGCCGTGAGTGCACTGTTATGAAATAAGTGCATCCCATTTGCGTCACCGATATCATTCATTTGCACTCGTTACATTgttgttcgttgtttttttcttcgcttcaaTTTTAAACAGCGTCGTTTTATCGATTTTCCAATCCTCGTTTCACACTGAAACGTGCGGTGGGTATCATACACGTGTAGTGGAAAAGGTGCCACCATACAGGGCCATCGGCTTCGTATCGTTCCCGTCTATGGTAGATAGCGATTGGATTGGGCAGGAAAGTTGCAAAGGCAAAATCCACCGTCATCTGGCACTGTCAACTGCTGCGTGGCGGGTCTTTATGATGCTCGCGTCGGGTTCTCAAACAAGCGATGGAAAATGGGTTAATTTGTCGCTGGATTAACTGGATGCTCGTGGTGCACTAATGAACAAACATCGACGACGTGGCGTCGTAAAGTTACTAATCCCATTTACATGCGGTCATTGATTTTGTGTCTCTTGCCGTTGGTGTAGAACGTTGGATAGTGCTCAGAAATGCTACGCAAGAGCAtcatgcagtgtactcaaactcctttttctttatcgaCATGACATCCTCAGGAGGTCTAGGCCTACCATTTTTAGCttttttgactttatttacccacaGCCGGATAGCCATTCCTGCATATGGAGATTAGGAACGGATGAGATTTACCTTGGTCCGGTcttacaaacgt
Protein-coding sequences here:
- the LOC128305250 gene encoding nuclear transcription factor Y subunit beta, producing MARLTEEMVIARSKQSDLAAIKKLNCWGSELSDVSIIRRMRGVEVLAFSVNRISTLADFENCINLQELYLRKNNLTDIDELVYLQNLPKLKYLWLEENPLVDNAGPSYRQIVLRALPNLKKLDNVDVTPEEVTEAMRAPVAQPQRHEVYENPSPPPPQQQQPPVTQQQYRQQSPVIEQQMSPENTESECISDPADRASIPSSPLQRSPPNRDCYSPPTQAQNSHASSHYSTNNHRGSYQQYDRSPGSDQDSPVSGYRERVPIAPSMSTHSMKEYYQSDYQRQNPPAHYRHSQMDLTEWDESSPAGHHQNNNNNGGQHSSNSHHQQQQSNHGQSNYQQNRRSIAGSTVNERELYQYRNGNGKGPESRDEWEDVDRRRNENRRSDSRFNDSASVISNALLNHFAGVHRRPVSRNSNLLSATLCLVKELDYPSLEVVEHAVRCRIDELAE
- the LOC128301243 gene encoding uncharacterized protein LOC128301243; this encodes MKPSVTFVGMLGLEFLLLLLVVTHAHTQQSLPDVASAQDPVALPHTPPTPNAIEPAGHKDNSQQQHPPADDAKTDDHAGKSVVVNWKLACKQLCSAGLGGPSCGSIWLRTTTTDPDVLPLDQKTLDGVCPALCANGLGVSKCNCKSYQPKVQFNQNLVCGAFCTVASKQLAGCSSCDGIDPNPGTLGALGAYETTTPNWDELCSMFCKMGDGGTLCNCDLPPFF